A DNA window from Longimicrobium sp. contains the following coding sequences:
- a CDS encoding efflux RND transporter permease subunit, whose product MSLPRIAIARPVAVAMFFLGVVFLGVLSFLRLPIDLLPDVAYPRLVVYTENPSAAPPEVERFVTEPVEQAVSTVPGVQRVESVTREGYSLVTARFAWGTDMDFAALNTREKLDNIRDQLPELATRPVVLRTDPRSEPIMALAVAGPRDLPQLKELSEAVFKRRLEQIDGVAQAAVTGGVEREVHVDVDPRRLEALGLTIDDVAAALDRANASAPGGTIRRGRYRYSLRTLGELQGVADVGEVPVRAGAAASAANPGSAPGSGAAPALPAEVLLRDVAAIDDGFRERESVARYNGRESVGLLVFKNADANTVRVAREVERVLAQLRREYPGVQLEVAMSQAGFIADALANVVQEVVLGGILAFLVLFLFLREVRYPVAVALAIPISLVATFALLQAAGVTLNIMSLGGMALGVGLLMDNSIVVLENIFRHRELGARAALAAALGAEEVQRAITASTLTTIAVFGPIVYVEGVAGELLGALAMSVAFSLLASIAVAITLLPTMAARWDRAPSAATDAPKARGSLGRAVSRPLDAFDRGFARFTGWYERLLEAGMRRRGRVIAAAFVLLGVGVAVGLSLERSVLPEVDQGAFRLRLELPRGTPLERTTGEAARLERAVRADPAVEAVFSRIGQQVAVAGMDDRESGLHTALLEVRLKEGRSTAGALERLRPALAGYPAGTVAVETGQATALGKLLGGGESDLAVRIRGEDLDAALAYAARVERRLAAVPSVANVRVGTELGQPEIRVEIDRERAAAYGIDPRRVAETVEAYMRGKEATRLVDFDRRVPVVVRLPEADRRSAATLETLLVDGVPLRELVRVREASGPAEIRRVDQGRVVVVHADVARGGVDDAVADVRAALAPVPAPHGLRAEIGGENEEMRKGFRDLALAFGLALLLVYMLLAAEFESLLHPFIILLAVPLAAVGATVALWVAGAGINTMSLIGMVILVGIVDNDAVVKVDFINQMRRQGMSRHEAIRAAGHARLRPIVMNTITAMLGLLPMALGIGPGAELQAPLAIAVFGGLLSATALTLVVIPVAYDLLEELEERIRAVLGRPARDRAAAAKPEGAAAPGLVAGD is encoded by the coding sequence ATGTCCCTTCCCCGCATCGCCATCGCGCGGCCCGTCGCGGTCGCCATGTTCTTCCTGGGCGTGGTCTTCCTGGGGGTGCTCTCCTTCCTGCGCCTCCCCATCGACCTCCTCCCCGACGTCGCCTACCCGCGGCTGGTCGTCTACACCGAGAACCCCAGCGCCGCCCCGCCCGAGGTGGAGCGCTTCGTCACCGAGCCGGTGGAGCAGGCGGTCTCCACCGTCCCCGGCGTGCAGCGGGTGGAGAGCGTCACCCGCGAGGGGTACTCGCTGGTGACGGCCCGCTTCGCGTGGGGCACCGACATGGACTTCGCCGCGCTCAACACGCGCGAGAAGCTCGACAACATCCGCGACCAGCTCCCCGAGCTCGCCACCCGCCCCGTGGTGCTGCGCACCGACCCCCGCAGCGAGCCGATCATGGCGCTGGCGGTGGCGGGCCCGCGCGACCTGCCGCAGCTCAAGGAGCTCTCCGAGGCGGTCTTCAAGCGGCGGCTGGAGCAGATCGACGGGGTGGCGCAGGCGGCGGTGACGGGCGGGGTGGAGCGCGAGGTGCACGTGGACGTGGACCCGCGCCGGCTGGAGGCGCTCGGGCTCACCATCGACGACGTGGCGGCCGCGCTCGACCGCGCCAACGCCAGCGCCCCGGGCGGCACCATCCGCCGCGGCCGCTACCGCTACTCCCTGCGTACCCTCGGCGAGCTGCAGGGGGTGGCCGACGTGGGCGAGGTGCCGGTGCGCGCGGGCGCCGCCGCGTCGGCGGCGAACCCAGGGTCCGCACCGGGATCCGGCGCGGCCCCGGCGCTCCCCGCCGAGGTCCTGCTGCGCGACGTGGCCGCCATCGACGACGGCTTCCGCGAGCGCGAGTCGGTGGCGCGCTACAACGGGCGCGAGTCGGTGGGGCTCCTGGTGTTCAAGAACGCCGACGCCAACACCGTGCGCGTGGCCCGCGAGGTGGAGCGGGTGCTGGCCCAGCTGCGCCGCGAGTACCCGGGGGTGCAGCTCGAGGTGGCCATGAGCCAGGCCGGCTTCATCGCCGACGCGCTGGCCAACGTGGTCCAGGAGGTGGTCCTGGGCGGCATCCTGGCCTTCCTGGTGCTCTTCCTCTTCCTGCGCGAGGTGCGCTACCCCGTCGCCGTGGCGCTGGCGATCCCGATCTCCCTGGTCGCCACCTTCGCGCTGCTGCAGGCCGCGGGCGTCACGCTCAACATCATGAGCCTGGGCGGGATGGCGCTGGGGGTGGGGCTCCTGATGGACAACTCCATCGTGGTGCTGGAGAACATCTTCCGGCACCGCGAGCTGGGCGCGCGCGCCGCCCTGGCCGCCGCGCTCGGCGCCGAGGAGGTGCAGCGCGCCATCACCGCCTCGACGCTGACCACCATCGCCGTCTTCGGCCCCATCGTCTACGTCGAGGGCGTGGCCGGCGAGCTGCTGGGCGCGCTGGCCATGAGCGTGGCGTTCAGTCTCCTGGCCTCCATCGCCGTCGCCATCACCCTGCTGCCGACGATGGCGGCGCGGTGGGACCGGGCCCCGTCGGCCGCGACTGATGCGCCGAAGGCACGGGGATCGCTGGGACGGGCCGTCTCCCGGCCGCTGGACGCCTTCGACCGCGGCTTCGCGCGCTTCACCGGCTGGTACGAGCGGCTGCTGGAGGCGGGGATGCGCCGCCGCGGGCGGGTGATCGCGGCCGCTTTCGTCCTGCTGGGCGTCGGGGTGGCCGTCGGCCTCTCGCTGGAGCGGAGCGTACTGCCCGAGGTGGACCAGGGCGCCTTCCGCCTGCGCCTGGAGCTGCCGCGCGGCACCCCGCTGGAGCGCACCACCGGGGAGGCCGCCCGGCTGGAGCGGGCCGTGCGCGCCGACCCGGCCGTGGAGGCGGTCTTCTCGCGCATCGGCCAGCAGGTGGCGGTGGCGGGGATGGACGACCGCGAGAGCGGGCTGCACACGGCGCTGCTGGAGGTGCGGCTGAAGGAGGGCCGCTCCACGGCCGGGGCGCTGGAGCGGCTGCGCCCGGCGCTGGCCGGCTACCCGGCCGGGACGGTGGCGGTGGAGACCGGGCAGGCCACGGCACTGGGGAAGCTGCTGGGCGGCGGCGAGAGCGACCTGGCGGTGCGCATCCGGGGCGAGGACCTGGACGCGGCGCTCGCCTACGCCGCCCGGGTAGAGCGGCGGCTCGCGGCGGTGCCGTCGGTCGCCAACGTGCGGGTGGGGACCGAGCTGGGGCAGCCCGAGATCCGGGTGGAGATCGACCGCGAGCGCGCCGCCGCCTACGGGATCGACCCGCGCCGGGTGGCCGAGACGGTGGAGGCGTACATGCGCGGGAAGGAGGCCACCCGGCTGGTGGACTTCGACCGCCGGGTGCCCGTGGTGGTGCGCCTCCCCGAGGCCGACCGGCGCTCGGCGGCCACGCTGGAGACGCTGCTGGTGGACGGGGTGCCGCTGCGCGAGCTGGTGCGGGTGCGCGAGGCCTCGGGCCCCGCCGAGATCCGCCGGGTGGACCAGGGGCGGGTGGTCGTCGTGCACGCCGACGTGGCGCGCGGGGGCGTGGACGACGCGGTGGCGGACGTGCGGGCGGCGCTCGCCCCCGTCCCCGCGCCGCACGGCCTGCGCGCCGAGATCGGCGGCGAGAACGAGGAGATGCGCAAAGGCTTCCGCGACCTGGCGCTCGCCTTCGGCCTGGCGCTGCTCCTGGTCTACATGCTCCTGGCCGCCGAGTTCGAGTCGCTGCTGCACCCCTTCATCATCCTGCTGGCGGTGCCGCTGGCGGCGGTGGGCGCCACGGTGGCGCTCTGGGTGGCGGGGGCGGGGATCAACACCATGAGCCTGATCGGGATGGTGATCCTGGTGGGGATCGTGGACAACGACGCGGTGGTGAAGGTCGACTTCATCAACCAGATGCGCCGCCAGGGGATGAGCCGCCACGAGGCGATCCGCGCCGCCGGCCACGCGCGGCTGCGCCCGATCGTGATGAACACGATCACCGCGATGCTGGGCCTGCTCCCGATGGCGCTGGGGATCGGCCCCGGCGCCGAGCTGCAGGCGCCGCTCGCCATCGCCGTCTTCGGCGGGCTGCTCTCGGCCACGGCGCTCACCCTGGTGGTGATCCCGGTCGCCTACGACCTGCTGGAGGAGCTGGAGGAGCGGATCCGCGCCGTCCTCGGCCGCCCCGCCCGTGATCGCGCGGCCGCGGCGAAGCCCGAGGGAGCCGCCGCGCCGGGGCTGGTGGCGGGGGACTGA